A region from the Brassica napus cultivar Da-Ae chromosome C8, Da-Ae, whole genome shotgun sequence genome encodes:
- the LOC106420168 gene encoding uncharacterized protein LOC106420168: protein MANLVPGVLLKLLQHMNTDVKIAGEHRSSLLQVISIVPALAGGELFSNQGFYLKVSDSSHATYVSLPDEQDDLILSDKLQLGQFIHVDRVESSSPVPILCGVRVVPGRHPCLGTPEDIVATQFLSGNDLKPKERVKATAKGGVVAPKKTESCESKKPSALSRAKSGLMLDVRKEPLRKLKTSKSIPSSPTSCYSLPTSFAKFANGIKQQQTVKPEKGRFLLKVESPSVGKKLPLIKNFVQGIEFGAKALRKSWEGNLDIRASDSSGLKKLTKRDSTPDARSLIAPRKSTSSEKLPSKQEKANVFAKSSKENSKTQSTKKVETTGIVDTKDKSSRTKSTSTTVDKRSTAENGLPGSLVKIPVNSKRLAYASNQWGSLPSSLSRLGQEVLRHRDAAQVVAIEAMQEASASESLLQCLIMYNDLMSKAKEDDPLPVVEQFLKLHSSLKNVQIVTESLSRLVSSTSSVEDEANRSEEAVKAALEKQKLAASWVQAALVTNLSAFSVYSTKPAASKSKPVIILESQGNNTTSKPRGNVQNRPTVGSKLVAQGMIRKSSQKASTVAAGSETPPPKWVKGNGLNEANELAEKLQTVSQDWFLGFVERFLDADVVETSSNLSDNGQIAGMLSQLKSLNDWLDEIGSKEDGEGLQEVARETIDGLRKKIYEYLLTHVESAAAALGGGSGGGSVSSPRHKTIETKAKR from the exons ATGGCGAATCTAGTCCCTGGTGTATTACTCAAGCTCCTCCAGCACATGAACACCGACGTCAAAATCGCCGGAGAACACAGGTCATCTCTCTTACAAGTCATTAGCATCGTCCCTGCTCTAGCCGGAGGTGAGCTCTTCTCAAACCAAGGCTTTTATCTCAAAGTCTCTGACTCCTCTCACGCCACTTACGTCTCCCTCCCTGACGAGCAAGATGATTTGATTCTCAGTGATAAGCTCCAACTAGGCCAGTTCATTCATGTTGACAGAGTTGAGTCTTCTTCCCCTGTGCCGATTCTCTGTGGCGTTAGGGTTGTTCCCGGTAGGCATCCTTGTCTCGGCACTCCTGAAGATATTGTAGCGACTCAGTTCCTCAGTGGTAATGATTTGAAACCAAAAGAGAGAGTTAAGGCAACTGCCAAAGGAGGAGTGGTTGCTCCTAAAAAGACCGAGTCTTGTGAGAGTAAGAAACCGTCTGCTCTGTCCAGAGCCAAGTCAGGTTTGATGTTGGATGTAAGAAAGGAACCATTGAGGAAGTTGAAGACTTCAAAGTCAATACCTTCTTCTCCCACTAGCTGTTACTCTCTGCCTACTTCTTTTGCGAAGTTTGCAAATGGGATTAAGCAGCAACAGACGGTGAAACCGGAGAAGGGGAGGTTTCTTCTCAAAGTGGAGAGTCCTAGCGTTGGTAAAAAGCTTCCTCTGATTAAGAACTTTGTGCAAGGGATTGAGTTTGGAGCTAAGGCCTTGAGGAAAAGCTGGGAAGGGAATTTAGATATCAGAGCTTCAGATAGCTCAGGGCTGAAGAAGCTTACCAAACGTGATTCAACCCCTGATGCCAGGAGTTTAATA GCGCCGCGGAAAAGCACATCTAGTGAGAAGCTGCCAAGCAAACAGGAAAAGGCTAATGTATTTGCAAAATCATCAAAGGAGAACAGTAAGACTCAATCAACCAAGAAGGTTGAGACAACAGGAATAGTAGACACCAAAGATAAAAGTAGTAGGACTAAGTCTACAAGTACAACAGTAGACAAGAGATCTACTGCAGAGAATGGATTGCCTGGGAGTTTGGTCAAAATCCCTGTTAATAGTAAAAGATTAGCTTATGCTAGTAACCAATGGGGTTCACTACCTTCATCTCTTTCAAGATTAGGACAG GAGGTCTTGAGACATAGAGATGCTGCTCAAGTGGTTGCAATAGAGGCTATGCAAGAAGCTTCTGCTTCCGAGAGCTTACTTCAGTGCCTCAT TATGTACAATGATCTTATGTCGAAGGCTAAGGAAGACGATCCGTTGCCGGTCGTTGAGCAGTTCTTGAAGCTCCATTCCAGTTTGAAGAACGTTCAGATAGTAACCGAGTCGTTGTCTAGATTAGTGTCTTCAACATCTTCTGTAGAAGATGAAGCAAACAGATCTGAGGAAGCTGTGAAAGCGGCTCTGGAGAAGCAGAAGTTAGCAGCCTCTTGGGTCCAAGCTGCGTTGGTCACTAACTTATCAGCCTTCTCTGTCTACTCCACCAAACCAGCCGCGTCCAAGAGCAAACCAGTGATCATACTCGAGAGCCAGGGCAATAACACAACCAGTAAACCCCGTGGAAATGTCCAAAACCGGCCAACGGTTGGATCAAAGCTTGTGGCACAAGGCATGATCCGTAAAAGCAGCCAAAAGGCCAGCACGGTTGCAGCAGGATCAGAGACTCCACCGCCGAAGTGGGTGAAAGGAAATGGTCTTAACGAGGCAAATGAGCTGGCAGAGAAGTTGCAAACGGTGTCTCAAGATTGGTTCTTAGGATTTGTAGAGAGATTCTTGGACGCAGACGTTGTGGAGACAAGCTCGAACCTGTCTGATAACGGGCAGATAGCTGGGATGCTGTCTCAGCTGAAGAGTTTGAATGATTGGTTAGACGAGATAGGGTCgaaagaagatggagaaggGTTACAAGAAGTGGCAAGGGAAACGATTGATGGGTTAAGGAAGAAGATATACGAGTATCTTCTGACGCATGTGGAGTCCGCAGCTGCAGCACTTGGTGGTGGTAGTGGTGGTGGCTCTGTTTCTTCTCCTAGACACAAAACAATTGAAACGAAAGCAAAGAGATAG
- the LOC106377019 gene encoding superoxide dismutase [Cu-Zn], translated as MAKGVAVLNSSEGVKGTIFFTHEGNGATTVTGTVSGLRPGLHGFHVHALGDTTNGCMSTGPHFNPDGKTHGAPEDANRHAGDLGNIIVGDDGTATFTITDSQIPLSGPNSIVGRAVVVHADPDDLGKGGHELSLSTGNAGGRVACGIIGLQG; from the exons ATGGCCAAGGGAGTTGCAGTTCTGAACAGCAGTGAGGGTGTTAAGGGGACCATCTTCTTCACCCATGAAGGAAACG GTGCCACTACTGTGACAGGAACTGTTTCTGGCCTTAGACCTGGTCTCCATGGTTTCCATGTCCATGCTCTTGGTGACACCACTAACGGTTGCATGTCTACCG GTCCACATTTCAACCCTGATGGTAAAACTCACGGTGCACCGGAGGATGCTAATCGCCATGCTGGCGATCTAGGAAACATCATTGTTGGGGATGATg GAACTGCCACCTTCACAATCACTGACAGCCAG ATTCCCCTTAGTGGACCAAACTCTATTGTCGGAAGGGCTGTTGTTGTCCACGCAGACCCTGATGACCTCGGAAAGG gAGGCCATGAACTCAGCTTGTCTACTGGAAACGCAGGCGGCCGTGTTGCTTGTG GTATTATTGGTCTTCAGGGCTAA
- the LOC106377021 gene encoding vesicle-associated protein 2-2 produces MNMPLLDIQPPTLKFPVDLKKQTTCMVQLTNTTDRFVAFKVKTTSPKKYCVRPNVGVVAPNSSCEFSVIMQAFKEPPLDLACKDKFLIQSTAVPADTTDEDITASMFSKGEGKHIEENKLRVTLVMPSDSPELSPVKGTLKQGAVFEDSMLKDRSYFQSEILPPPQYESEIVKEPRMVGNDELKASYGAKELGQPKKGVTDFMEDLNPANDLKPTHNLDTPTAMEFPGDKGFTNGMTSANGVTYPAVVQLEKRDGQKINASDEHKLVKDIEEMKVKVKALESKLQQADSTISKLMEERSIGSQHRESLQQELADLRTKKIVKEKHVGFPLLYVCVVAFINIVIGYGLRT; encoded by the exons ATGAATATGCCGCTGTTGGATATACAGCCACCAACATTGAAGTTTCCAG TTGATCTGAAGAAGCAGACTACCTGCATGGTCCAGCTAACCAATACAACTGATCGTTTTGTTGCGTTCAAG GTCAAAACTACATCACCTAAGAAGTACTGTGTCCGTCCTAATGTTGGCGTTGTTGCGCCAAACTCATCCTGTGAATTCTCTG TCATTATGCAAGCTTTCAAAGAACCACCTCTAGACTTGGCTTGTAAAGACAAATTTTTAATCCAGAGCACTGCTGTGCCTGCGGACACAACTGATGAAGACATCACAGCTAGCATG TTCTCCAAAGGGGAAGGCAAACACATAGAGGAAAACAAACTGAGAGTCACTCTCGTGATGCCCTCCGACTCACCTGAACTATCTCCAGTTAAGGGGACACTGAAGCAGGGCGCAGTATTTGAAGATTCCATGCTCAAGGATCGATCATATTTTCAATCAGAGATCCTTCCTCCTCCACAATAT GAGAGTGAGATTGTAAAGGAGCCTAGGATGGTTGGGAATGATGAGCTAAAGGCATCCTATGGTGCAAAAGAGCTAGGGCAACCAAAAAAGGGCGTCACGGATTTTATGGAAGATTTGAATCCTGCTAACGACTTAAAGCCAACACATAATTTGGATACTCCCACGGCCATGGAATTTCCTGGGGATAAAGGGTTTACTAATGGAATGACTTCAGCTAACGGTGTGACTTATCCTGCGGTTGTCCAGCTAGAGAAAAGAGATGGTCAGAAGATCAATGCATCGGATGAACACAAGTTGGTTAAAGACATTGAGGAGATGAAGGTGAAAGTCAAAGCTCTTGAATCGAAGCTACAACAG GCTGATTCAACCATTTCGAAGCTAATGGAAGAGCGGTCTATAGGATCCCAACATAGAGAAAGCTTGCAACAAGAGCTG GCGGATCTGAGGACGAAGAAGATAGTGAAAGAGAAGCACGTAGGGTTCCCTCTGCTGTATGTATGCGTGGTTGCGTTCATCAACATTGTTATCGGGTATGGTCTGCGCACTTGA